Proteins from one Falco naumanni isolate bFalNau1 chromosome 10, bFalNau1.pat, whole genome shotgun sequence genomic window:
- the LOC121094886 gene encoding ubiquitin-conjugating enzyme E2 L5-like produces MAGRIAKELEEARRWCGVRQLRPLEGDIRRWTGLLLPNNPPYNAGAFRFELTFSPHHPLVPPCVTLRTDIYHPGVDTDGRVCQPLTSAQHWVHTTRAIQVLQDLLLLLDSPDPQRVLRQNLARELQETPEVFQQRAEKHTRRHAEPRPDP; encoded by the exons ATGGCCGGGAGGATCGCGAAG gagctggaggaggcgCGGCGGTGGTGCGGGGTCCGGCAGCTGCGGCCGCTGGAGGGCGACATACGGCGGTGGAcggggctcctgctgccc AACAACCCCCCGTACAACGCTGGCGCCTTCCGCTTCGAGCTGACCTTCTCCCCGCACCACCCGCTGGTCCCCCCCTGCGTCACCCTCCGCACCGACATCTACCACCCCGGCGTGGACACCGATGGCCGTGTCTGCCAGCCCCTCACCTCTGCCCAGCACTGGGTGCACACCACTCGCGCCATCCAAG tgctgcaggacctgctgctgctgctggacagCCCGGACCCCCAGCGTGTGCTGCGGCAGAATCTGGCCCGCGAGCTCCAGGAGACCCCCGAGGTGTTCCAGCAACGGGCCGAGAAACATACCCGACGCCACGCTGAGCCGCGCCCTGACCCCTGA
- the TIMM10 gene encoding mitochondrial import inner membrane translocase subunit Tim10, translating to MDPLRAQQLAAELEVDMMADMYNRMTQACHRKCVPPYYKDAELSKGESVCLDRCVAKYLEVHERMGKKLTELSLQDEELLKRMQQGTGTA from the exons ATGGACCCGCTGCGGGCCCAGCAGCTGGCGGCCGAGCTGGAGGTTGACATGATGGCCGACATGTACAACCG GATGACGCAGGCGTGCCACCGAAAGTGCGTCCCCCCCTACTACAAGGACGCAGAGCTGTCGAAGGGGGAGAGCGTGTGCCTGGACCGCTGCGTGGCCAAGTACCTGGAGGTCCATGAGAGGATGGGCAAGAAGCTGACGGAGCTGTCGCTGCAGGATGAGGAGCTCCTCAAGCGCATGCAGCAGGGCACTGGCACGGCCTGA
- the LOC121094812 gene encoding uncharacterized PE-PGRS family protein PE_PGRS54-like produces MEPLGDTDTPTSGTPTSDAPPTGPGEGGAGEGSREGDPLAAGVGGTEDTEGDTREAEGVGGDTKGAGDTRGDTKVAEDVGGETKGAGDTKEDTKADEDGGGHNKVAEVVGGHTKGAGDTKEDTKADEDGGGHNKVAEDMGGDARAVGDAGGDTGAAEDTERDTKGGAAGDARSDARAEAVKDARSTARGDAEAVGGVGSGGAAEGLQEPAGPGPAAGSTRGQQEPTWLQDEDELWPEFPPSVSPGGGHQPHIPPVPHVPHIPHVPHIPHSWHQRGLGGQ; encoded by the exons ATGGAGCCCCTGGGAGACACTGACACCCCCACCTCCGGCACCCCCACGTCGGACGCCCCCCCCACGGggccaggggaagggggggcaggggagggcagcagggagggggaccccctggcagcaggggtggggggcacagagGACACAGAGGGGGACACCAGGGAAGCTGAAGGTGTAGGGGGTGACACCAAGGGAGCAGGGGACACGAGGGGGGACACCAAGGTGGCTGAGGATGTCGGGGGGGAAACCAAGGGAGCAGGGGACACCAAGGAGGACACCAAGGCAGATGAGGATGGGGGGGGACACAACAAGGTGGCTGAGGTTGTGGGGGGACACACCAAGGGAGCAGGGGACACCAAGGAGGACACCAAGGCAGATGAGGATGGGGGGGGACACAACAAGGTGGCTGAGGACATGGGGGGTGATGCCAGGGCAgtgggggatgcaggaggggaCACTGGGGCGGCAGAGGACACGGAGAGGGACACCAagggaggagctgcaggggaTGCCAGGAGCGATGCCAGGGCAGAAGCAGTGAAGGATGCCAGGAGCACTGCCAGGGGTGACGCAGAGGCAGTTgggggggtgggcagtgggggTGCCGCGGAGGGGCTACAGGAGCCAGCtgggccagggccagcagcaggcagcacccgGGGCCAGCAG GAGCCCACCTGGCTGCAGGATGAGGATGAGCTGTGGCCCGAGTTCCCCCCCAGCGTGTCTCCCGGGGGGGGGCACCAGCCCCACATCCCCCCTGTCCCCCACGTCCCCCACATCCCCCACGTCCCCCACATCCCCCACAG CTGGCACCAGCGAGGGCTCGGGGGGCAGTGA
- the SMTNL1 gene encoding smoothelin-like protein 1 produces the protein MTPRCLPPMAGPPMCAREWHPQWCSPPPPGPPQGCTSRGGHRDGHPPGTVGQRPRLEGSGGRPRASARAQGRSAILEKFGGAATGPAPHLKRVGGSAAVKAMLLEWCRARTRGYQHVDVQNFSGSWGSGLAFCALLHSFFPDAFDYASLEPGARRHNFTLAFATAEERAGCAPLLEVEDMVRMPVPDAKCIYTYLQELYRCLVAKGLVKTKKR, from the exons ATGACGCCCCGTTGCCTGCCTCCCATGGCTGGCCCACCCATGTGTGCCCGTGAGTGGCACCCACAGTGGtgctcacccccacccccggggcCCCCACAGGGGTGCACCAGCAGGGGGGGCCACCGGGACGGGCACCCCCCCGGGACGGTGGGGCAGAGGCCAAGGCTGGAGGGGTCCGGGGGGCGGCCGCGTGCCAGTGCCCGGGCACAGGGGCGCAGCGCCATCCTGGAGAAGTTCGGCGG GGCAGCCACGGGGCCGGCCCCACACCTGAAGCGGGtcgggggcagcgccgcggtCAAGGCCATGCTGCTGGAGTGGTGCCGCGCCAGGACCCGTGGCTACCAG CACGTGGACGTGCAGAACTTCTcgggcagctggggcagcggCCTGGCCTTCTGCGCCCTCCTCCACAGCTTCTTCCCCGATGCCTTCGACTACGCCAGCCTGGAGCCCGGCGCCCGCCGGCACAACTTCACCCTGGCCTTCGCCACCGCCGA GGAGCGGGCAGGCTGCGCCCCGCTGCTGGAGGTGGAGGACATGGTGCGGATGCCGGTGCCTGATGCCAAGTGCATCTACACCTACCTGCAGGAGCTGTACCGCTGCTTGGTGGCCAAGGGGCTGGTGAAGACCAAGAAGCGCTGA